A single window of Myripristis murdjan chromosome 21, fMyrMur1.1, whole genome shotgun sequence DNA harbors:
- the LOC115380298 gene encoding uncharacterized protein LOC115380298 isoform X2: protein MGEFESSPLGRVTVYSIQGCPHCIQAKATLGRLGVPVCDVDVGRHPELRARVKELTGRSTVPQIFFNNIHVGGNDDLQKLAPEELQRLVSLVKEQPLPADAPPLPEENQAEDAAGDADGEFECERDELADVVDDLKRASVIGCNRRGLSTYKQSFSGTQLVGWLQKEKGMAAELSALLREMILKLFSEHLSADGKCVDYKSMSVSPVFERYCELAIQLQRVELLTLSREEKLAFFINIYNALVIHGYLRLGAPTNMWQRYRFFNYVSYLIGGEVFTLQDIENGVLRGNRKGVAQLLKPFSKTDPRLQVALPDAEPLIHFALNCGAKGCPPIKTYTPQDIDSQLRTAAEAFLENDDGCMVDSGKREVRLSQIFKWYKADFGGTDEKLLNWVLEHMGDSPKKTSLQSVLSAGKTKVSYLPYDWSTNSTH, encoded by the exons ATGGGGGAGTTTGAGAGCAGTCCCCTGGGCCGGGTCACAGTCTACTCAATCCAGGGTTGCCCCCACTGCATCCAGGCCAAGGCCACCCTGGGGCGTCTGGGTGTGCCGGTATGCGACGTGGACGTGGGCAGGCACCCGGAGCTGAGGGCCAGGGTGAAGGAGCTGACAGGACGCAGCACAGTTCCTCAGATCTTCTTCAACAACATTCACGTTGGGGGCAATGATGACCTGCAAAAGCTG GCTCCTGAGGAGCTTCAGAGGTTGGTGAGTCTGGTGAAGGAACAGCCTCTTCCAGCAGACGCTCCGCCGCTGCCCGAGGAGAACCAGGCAGAGGATGCAGCTGGGGATGCTGATGGAG AGTTTGAATGTGAGAGGGACGAGTTGGCAGACGTGGTAGATGACCTCAAACGGGCCAGTGTGATTGGCTGCAATAGGAGGGGGCTGAGTACATACAAACAGAGCTTCTCAGGCACTCAGCTGGTTGGCTGGTTGCAGAAAGAGAAGGGCATGG ctGCTGAGCTGTCTGCTCTTTTGAGGGAGATGATTCTGAAATTGTTCTCTGAGCATCTCTCTGCTGATGGCAAG TGTGTGGACTACAAGAGCATGTCAGTGAGCCCGGTGTTTGAGCGCTACTGTGAGCTGGCCATTCAGCTGCAGCGGGTGGAGCTGCTGACGCTGAGCCGGGAGGAGAAGCTGGCCTTCTTCATCAACATCTACAATGCCTTGGTCATCCATGGCTACCTCCGCCTGGGGGCCCCCACCAACATGTGGCAGAGATACCGG TTCTTCAACTATGTGAGCTACCTGATCGGAGGAGAggtgttcacactgcaggacaTTGAGAACGGTGTTCTGAGAGGGAACAGAAAAGGCGTCGCACAGCTTCTGAAGCCCTTCTCCAAGACAGACCCGCGGTTACAG GTGGCTCTCCCAGATGCGGAGCCCCTCATTCATTTTGCTCTGAACTGTGGTGCAAAGGGCTGCCCGCCAATCAAAACCTACACTCCACAG GACATCGACAGCCAGCTCCGCACGGCAGCTGAGGCCTTCCTGGAGAACGACGACGGCTGCATGGTGGATTCCGGGAAAAGAGAAGTGCGACTCAGCCAGATATTCAAGTGGTACAAGGCTGACTTTGGCGGCACCGACGAAAAG ctgttGAACTGGGTGCTGGAGCACATGGGCGACTCGCCTAAGAAGACCAGCCTGCAGAGTGTCCTCTCAGCTGGGAAGACCAAAGTCAGCTACCTCCCTTACGACTGGAGCACCAACAGCACCCACTGA
- the LOC115380298 gene encoding uncharacterized protein LOC115380298 isoform X1, translated as MGEFESSPLGRVTVYSIQGCPHCIQAKATLGRLGVPVCDVDVGRHPELRARVKELTGRSTVPQIFFNNIHVGGNDDLQKLAPEELQRLVSLVKEQPLPADAPPLPEENQAEDAAGDADGEFECERDELADVVDDLKRASVIGCNRRGLSTYKQSFSGTQLVGWLQKEKGMARAQACETGRALLQKKYMVSVSGSGQQDGHFGEGKDTGDTLYRLLEHDPHSALNAGQTAACTPLKAAELSALLREMILKLFSEHLSADGKCVDYKSMSVSPVFERYCELAIQLQRVELLTLSREEKLAFFINIYNALVIHGYLRLGAPTNMWQRYRFFNYVSYLIGGEVFTLQDIENGVLRGNRKGVAQLLKPFSKTDPRLQVALPDAEPLIHFALNCGAKGCPPIKTYTPQDIDSQLRTAAEAFLENDDGCMVDSGKREVRLSQIFKWYKADFGGTDEKLLNWVLEHMGDSPKKTSLQSVLSAGKTKVSYLPYDWSTNSTH; from the exons ATGGGGGAGTTTGAGAGCAGTCCCCTGGGCCGGGTCACAGTCTACTCAATCCAGGGTTGCCCCCACTGCATCCAGGCCAAGGCCACCCTGGGGCGTCTGGGTGTGCCGGTATGCGACGTGGACGTGGGCAGGCACCCGGAGCTGAGGGCCAGGGTGAAGGAGCTGACAGGACGCAGCACAGTTCCTCAGATCTTCTTCAACAACATTCACGTTGGGGGCAATGATGACCTGCAAAAGCTG GCTCCTGAGGAGCTTCAGAGGTTGGTGAGTCTGGTGAAGGAACAGCCTCTTCCAGCAGACGCTCCGCCGCTGCCCGAGGAGAACCAGGCAGAGGATGCAGCTGGGGATGCTGATGGAG AGTTTGAATGTGAGAGGGACGAGTTGGCAGACGTGGTAGATGACCTCAAACGGGCCAGTGTGATTGGCTGCAATAGGAGGGGGCTGAGTACATACAAACAGAGCTTCTCAGGCACTCAGCTGGTTGGCTGGTTGCAGAAAGAGAAGGGCATGG CCAGGGCTCAGGCCTGTGAGACTGGCCGGGCGTTGTTGCAGAAGAAGTACATGGTCAGTGTGAGTGGCTCTGGGCAGCAGGACGGACATTTTGGAGAGGGGAAAGACACTGGTGACACACTGTACAGGCTGCTGGAGCATGACCCCCACTCAGCCCTCAACGCAGGACAGACGGCAGCCTGCACCCCCCTCAAGG ctGCTGAGCTGTCTGCTCTTTTGAGGGAGATGATTCTGAAATTGTTCTCTGAGCATCTCTCTGCTGATGGCAAG TGTGTGGACTACAAGAGCATGTCAGTGAGCCCGGTGTTTGAGCGCTACTGTGAGCTGGCCATTCAGCTGCAGCGGGTGGAGCTGCTGACGCTGAGCCGGGAGGAGAAGCTGGCCTTCTTCATCAACATCTACAATGCCTTGGTCATCCATGGCTACCTCCGCCTGGGGGCCCCCACCAACATGTGGCAGAGATACCGG TTCTTCAACTATGTGAGCTACCTGATCGGAGGAGAggtgttcacactgcaggacaTTGAGAACGGTGTTCTGAGAGGGAACAGAAAAGGCGTCGCACAGCTTCTGAAGCCCTTCTCCAAGACAGACCCGCGGTTACAG GTGGCTCTCCCAGATGCGGAGCCCCTCATTCATTTTGCTCTGAACTGTGGTGCAAAGGGCTGCCCGCCAATCAAAACCTACACTCCACAG GACATCGACAGCCAGCTCCGCACGGCAGCTGAGGCCTTCCTGGAGAACGACGACGGCTGCATGGTGGATTCCGGGAAAAGAGAAGTGCGACTCAGCCAGATATTCAAGTGGTACAAGGCTGACTTTGGCGGCACCGACGAAAAG ctgttGAACTGGGTGCTGGAGCACATGGGCGACTCGCCTAAGAAGACCAGCCTGCAGAGTGTCCTCTCAGCTGGGAAGACCAAAGTCAGCTACCTCCCTTACGACTGGAGCACCAACAGCACCCACTGA